The Oscillatoria acuminata PCC 6304 genomic interval GGCAGCAATGGACGTGGTTGATATGGATAGATAGGTAAATAAAATAATGTTAAAACAGCAATCACCTATCGATATTCTGGCTGGCCTAATATTGTTAGGATGTTTAGTTTGGTTGATATTGGAAAACCTCCATCGAGATAAAGAGACATCAACTGAAAATCAAAATCAAGATAACCAAGAACCGAATTCCAAAGATAACCCAGTCGTTTCAAAACCCAATGAAATCAACCCTGAGTCTACTCTTCCAATCGAGGTAGATTCATCAACGCAAGGTACCGAAGAGCAAACTGATGAACAATCTAGTCGCTCTGATAAAGTTAAAGTTGAAATTAAAGATAGTGTAGAACTCAGAGCTTTAGATGATTATCCCGTGGAAATTCGGAGGTTCCAGATTCCAAAACAGGGACTAACTGAAGCGGAATGTGAAGATAAAAGTGCTTTAAGTTCTACTGAAGGAAGGTTGCGTGTAGCAGTTGCAGATGGTGCAACTGAAAGTCTATTTAGCGATATTTGGGCGGAGCTTATCGTAAATAGCTATGTTGATAAAGGCGCTGAAATATTTAATATCGGTAGTTTGCAGTCGTTAAGTCAAGCCTTTCTTCATACAGCAAGCAAGCTTATTTTGCAAATGCCAGAAACGCGGCATTGGTTTATGTATGAAAAGCTAGAGAGGGGAAGCCATGTAACTTTTGTAGCTGCTGAGTTTTATAACCCTGAGACTATGGAAGTCTTAGCTGTGGGAGACAGTTGTATTTTTTGGCGAAACGAAGAAAATGGGAATGTAGAAATGCTACCCGAACTCTCAGCCGAAGATTTTGGTGTTTTTCCTGCATCGATCTGTAGTCTTCAAAAAACTTGGCAAAACCTAGAATCAAAAATAGTCAAAAAAGAAGTTCACTTGCACAATGGCTTTCAGGTGATTTTATGTACAGATGCCTTAGCTTGTTGGCTAGTCAAAGCATTACAACAAGATCCTTTTGTTTGGGAAAAACTCTTTCAGCTATCTGATTCCA includes:
- a CDS encoding protein phosphatase 2C domain-containing protein; its protein translation is MLKQQSPIDILAGLILLGCLVWLILENLHRDKETSTENQNQDNQEPNSKDNPVVSKPNEINPESTLPIEVDSSTQGTEEQTDEQSSRSDKVKVEIKDSVELRALDDYPVEIRRFQIPKQGLTEAECEDKSALSSTEGRLRVAVADGATESLFSDIWAELIVNSYVDKGAEIFNIGSLQSLSQAFLHTASKLILQMPETRHWFMYEKLERGSHVTFVAAEFYNPETMEVLAVGDSCIFWRNEENGNVEMLPELSAEDFGVFPASICSLQKTWQNLESKIVKKEVHLHNGFQVILCTDALACWLVKALQQDPFVWEKLFQLSDSISFTNFIDSLRSQKEIRNDDVTLVLIHAIPINVRLP